From the genome of Pelmatolapia mariae isolate MD_Pm_ZW linkage group LG12, Pm_UMD_F_2, whole genome shotgun sequence, one region includes:
- the htr1aa gene encoding 5-hydroxytryptamine (serotonin) receptor 1A a, with amino-acid sequence MDFITTSNNDSNATSVYPSGGDVVADWNGGENGTGSGSLPDLVLSYQIITSMLLGALILCSIFGNACVVAAIALERSLQNVANYLIGSLAVTDLMVSVLVLPMAALYQVLNKWTLGQEICDLFISLDVLCCTSSILHLCAIALDRYWAITDPIDYVNKRTPRRAAFLISVTWLIGFSISIPPMLGWRSAEDRADPDACMISQDPGYTIYSTFGAFYIPLILMLVLYGRIFRAARFRIRKTVKKAEKAKVSEKCLSVSPAIFHKKTNGEVGGKGWKRGDESKSSSPCVNGAVKHGDEGESLEIIEVISNSKTHLPLPNTPQSSSHGYENMNEKNSGAKRKIALARERKTVKTLGIIMGTFIFCWLPFFIVALVLPFCAESCYMPEWLGAVINWLGYSNSLLNPIIYAYFNKDFQNAFKKIIKCKFHRP; translated from the coding sequence ATGGATTTTATAACCACAAGCAACAACGACAGCAACGCGACCAGTGTTTACCCCAGTGGGGGGGACGTGGTTGCCGACTGGAACGGGGGTGAGAATGGCACGGGGTCCGGGTCTCTTCCAGATCTGGTGCTAAGTTACCAGATTATTACCTCAATGCTCCTGGGGGCCCTCATCCTCTGCTCCATATTTGGCAATGCGTGCGTCGTGGCAGCCATCGCCCTGGAGAGATCTCTCCAGAATGTGGCCAACTATCTGATCGGATCTCTGGCCGTGACAGACCTCATGGTTTCTGTGCTGGTCCTGCCAATGGCGGCCCTGTATCAGGTTTTAAACAAGTGGACTCTGGGGCAGGAGATCTGTGATTTATTCATCTCTCTGGATGTACTGTGTTGTACATCATCCATCCTGCATCTGTGCGCAATTGCTTTGGACAGGTACTGGGCCATAACGGACCCTATTGACTATGTAAATAAACGGACACCAAGGAGAGCTGCGTTCTTGATTAGCGTCACTTGGCTAATTGGTTTCTCCATTTCTATTCCGCCTATGTTAGGCTGGAGAAGCGCCGAAGACAGGGCAGACCCCGACGCCTGCATGATCAGCCAGGACCCGGGCTACACCATCTACTCTACGTTTGGAGCTTTTTACATCCCTCTTATCCTCATGTTAGTTCTGTACGGACGAATATTCAGAGCTGCTCGGTTTCGGATTCGAAAGACAGTGAAGAAAGCAGAGAAAGCAAAAGTGTCAGAAAAGTGCTTGAGTGTGTCTCCGGCCATCTTTCACAAGAAAACCAACGGAGAGGTCGGCGGCAAAGGCTGGAAGCGCGGGGATGAGTCTAAATCCAGCTCTCCGTGCGTAAATGGCGCGGTGAAGCATGGAGACGAGGGCGAATCACTGGAGATCATAGAAGTTATCAGCAACTCAAAGACGCACTTGCCTCTGCCCAACACTCCTCAGTCCTCCTCGCACGGCTatgaaaacatgaatgaaaAGAACTCGGGGGCGAAGAGAAAGATCGCGCTGGCCAGGGAACGTAAAACGGTGAAAACACTCGGCATCATTATGGGAACTTTCATCTTTTGCTGGCTGCCCTTTTTCATCGTTGCACTGGTACTGCCTTTCTGTGCAGAGAGCTGCTACATGCCCGAGTGGCTGGGCGCAGTCATAAACTGGCTGGGCTATTCAAACTCTCTCCTCAACCCCATCATATATGCCTACTTCAACAAAGACTTCCAAAACGCTTTCAAGAAGATTATAAAATGCAAATTCCACAGACCATAA